In bacterium, a single window of DNA contains:
- the gnd gene encoding decarboxylating 6-phosphogluconate dehydrogenase, with protein sequence MQIALVGLGKMGANMARRLMQGGHEVVVYDLDREAVDALESEGAVGATDLADLATRLEAPRAVWVMVPCGDPTEAVIRDLVQVLGPDDVIIDGGNAHYKDDVRRAGELAESGLHYVDVGTSGGVWGLERGYCLMIGASEAIWNRLRPVFATLAPGRGDIEATPGRRAGASTAEEGYLHCGPPGAGHFVKMIHNGIEYGMMQAYAEGFDILRAQGGESVEESLRLSLDVGEIAEVWRRGSVVTSWLLDLTASALAKSPELDEYSGHVSDSGEGRWTVEAAVESGTPAEVLTSSLYTRFRSRKSHTFAEKILSAMRAGFGGHQEPR encoded by the coding sequence ATGCAGATCGCGCTGGTCGGACTCGGAAAGATGGGCGCCAACATGGCGCGTCGGCTGATGCAGGGGGGGCACGAGGTCGTCGTCTACGACCTCGATCGCGAGGCCGTCGACGCGTTGGAGAGCGAGGGCGCCGTCGGGGCGACCGATCTCGCCGATCTCGCGACGCGACTCGAGGCTCCGCGCGCGGTCTGGGTGATGGTGCCCTGTGGTGATCCGACGGAAGCCGTGATTCGCGACCTCGTTCAGGTGCTGGGGCCCGACGACGTCATCATCGACGGCGGCAACGCCCACTACAAGGATGACGTTCGCCGGGCCGGCGAGCTGGCGGAGTCCGGCCTCCACTACGTCGACGTGGGCACGAGCGGCGGCGTCTGGGGACTCGAGCGGGGCTACTGCTTGATGATCGGCGCGTCGGAGGCGATCTGGAACCGACTCCGGCCCGTCTTCGCGACCCTGGCCCCGGGACGCGGCGACATCGAGGCCACCCCCGGCCGGCGCGCCGGCGCCAGCACCGCCGAGGAAGGCTACCTCCACTGCGGCCCGCCCGGAGCCGGGCACTTCGTCAAGATGATCCACAACGGGATCGAGTACGGCATGATGCAGGCCTACGCGGAAGGCTTCGACATCCTGCGCGCCCAGGGCGGCGAGAGCGTCGAAGAATCGCTGCGACTCTCGCTCGACGTCGGTGAGATCGCGGAGGTCTGGCGGCGCGGCAGCGTCGTGACGTCCTGGCTGCTCGACCTGACGGCTTCGGCCCTCGCGAAGAGCCCGGAGCTCGACGAGTACTCGGGCCACGTCTCCGACTCGGGCGAAGGGCGCTGGACCGTCGAGGCGGCCGTCGAATCCGGGACACCCGCCGAAGTGCTGACGTCCTCGCTCTATACCCGCTTCCGTTCGCGCAAGAGCCACACCTTCGCGGAGAAGATCCTGTCCGCCATGCGCGCCGGCTTCGGCGGCCACCAGGAGCCACGTTAG
- the pgl gene encoding 6-phosphogluconolactonase, with amino-acid sequence MADPAPDSLQPLASGGRLHRFPDAEAVARSAADAFEAEAVAAIDARGAFRVLLSGGSTPKRMLEVLAERVDDVPFGWDAVRFFFGDERSVGPDHPDSNYGMACRALLDAIPGSARRAERLRGEAPDPSEAARDYEACVAREFGVSTHGAPPAFDLVFLGMGDDGHTASLFPGTAALEEQTRWFVANEVPQLGTRRLTATFPLLAGARRIVFLVCGAGKRARMAEIMSPNRDPSAVHPCERVRNEGRLDWFVDRAAVGDLR; translated from the coding sequence TTGGCCGACCCCGCGCCGGACTCCCTGCAGCCGCTGGCTTCCGGAGGTCGCCTTCATCGGTTTCCCGACGCCGAAGCCGTGGCGCGCTCGGCGGCGGACGCCTTCGAGGCGGAGGCGGTCGCGGCGATCGATGCGCGCGGCGCGTTCCGGGTCCTGCTCTCCGGAGGCTCGACTCCGAAGCGGATGCTCGAGGTGCTCGCCGAGCGGGTCGACGACGTGCCTTTCGGCTGGGACGCCGTCCGCTTCTTCTTCGGCGACGAAAGGTCGGTCGGGCCGGATCATCCGGATTCGAACTACGGGATGGCGTGCCGCGCGCTGCTCGACGCGATCCCGGGGTCGGCGCGGCGCGCGGAGCGATTGCGGGGAGAGGCGCCGGATCCGTCGGAGGCGGCGCGCGACTACGAAGCGTGCGTGGCCCGGGAGTTCGGGGTCTCCACCCACGGCGCGCCCCCGGCCTTCGATCTGGTCTTCCTCGGGATGGGAGACGACGGTCACACGGCTTCGCTGTTTCCGGGGACCGCCGCGCTCGAGGAGCAGACGCGCTGGTTCGTCGCGAACGAGGTACCGCAGCTCGGGACCCGTCGATTGACGGCGACCTTTCCCCTGCTCGCCGGCGCGCGGCGGATCGTCTTTCTGGTTTGCGGAGCGGGGAAGCGGGCGCGCATGGCCGAGATCATGAGTCCGAATCGGGATCCCTCCGCGGTTCATCCGTGCGAGCGTGTTCGAAACGAAGGGCGGCTCGACTGGTTCGTCGATCGGGCCGCGGTGGGCGATCTCCGATGA
- a CDS encoding SDR family oxidoreductase, which yields MGSPEQVADLIAFLASDEAAYINGEDIVIDGGTRSAI from the coding sequence ATGGGCAGCCCCGAGCAGGTCGCGGACCTGATCGCGTTCCTCGCCTCGGACGAGGCGGCCTACATCAACGGCGAGGACATCGTGATCGACGGCGGCACGCGCTCCGCGATCTAG
- the zwf gene encoding glucose-6-phosphate dehydrogenase, with amino-acid sequence MSKNAADIGPQYPQVVVLFGATGDLSRRKLLPGLFHLVGEGFVPKSRIIGVSLEELDTERFRAIVREALEEFADEAPQPDRVRHFESLLEYVPLGAGPSALRDAVERAERELDEECRRLHYLSVPPGAALSAVETIGEAGLVERSRIVMEKPFGTNLESSCALNRQLHAVFDEEQIFRIDHFLGKEPAQNILAFRFANGLFEPIWNRNFIDHIQIDVPETLGLETRAAFYEATGAFRDMVVTHLFQILAFTAMEPPTELAPGPISEEKNKVFRSMQPIHPEDVVRGQYADYREIEGVDPESETETFIALKCMIDNWRWADVPFFLRTGKRLAEGQRIISIAFREPPKSMFPADSGVGAHGPDHLTFDLSDVSKMSLSFYGKRPGPGMRLDKLSLQFAMRDTEFAGDVLEAYERLILDAMRGDRTLFTTAEGIERLWEVAAPLLETPPPARPYSVGSWGPNAIHQLIAPRAWRLPFERTWRDPNGSED; translated from the coding sequence TTGAGCAAGAACGCGGCGGACATCGGTCCGCAATATCCGCAGGTCGTGGTCCTCTTCGGAGCGACGGGCGATCTCTCGCGTCGCAAGCTCCTCCCCGGCCTCTTCCATCTCGTCGGTGAGGGCTTCGTCCCCAAGAGCCGCATCATCGGCGTCTCGCTCGAGGAGCTCGACACCGAACGCTTCCGCGCCATCGTCCGCGAGGCGCTCGAAGAATTCGCCGACGAAGCGCCCCAGCCCGATCGCGTCCGGCACTTCGAATCGCTCCTCGAATACGTGCCGCTCGGAGCCGGCCCGAGCGCGCTGCGTGACGCCGTCGAGCGTGCCGAGCGCGAGCTCGACGAAGAGTGCCGACGACTCCACTATCTGAGCGTGCCGCCCGGCGCCGCGCTCTCCGCGGTCGAGACCATCGGCGAAGCCGGTCTGGTCGAGCGTTCACGGATCGTGATGGAGAAGCCCTTTGGCACGAACCTCGAGAGTTCCTGCGCCCTGAACCGTCAGCTGCACGCGGTCTTCGACGAGGAGCAGATCTTCCGGATCGACCACTTCCTGGGCAAGGAGCCGGCGCAGAACATCCTCGCCTTCCGCTTCGCGAACGGGCTCTTCGAGCCGATCTGGAACCGGAATTTCATCGACCACATCCAGATCGACGTGCCCGAGACGCTCGGACTCGAGACGCGGGCGGCGTTCTACGAGGCGACCGGCGCCTTCCGCGACATGGTCGTGACGCACCTCTTCCAGATCCTCGCGTTCACGGCGATGGAGCCGCCGACGGAGCTCGCACCCGGCCCGATCAGCGAGGAGAAGAACAAGGTCTTCCGGAGCATGCAGCCGATTCATCCGGAGGACGTGGTGCGCGGCCAGTACGCCGACTACCGCGAGATCGAGGGGGTCGATCCGGAATCCGAGACCGAGACGTTCATCGCCCTCAAGTGCATGATCGACAATTGGCGATGGGCCGACGTGCCCTTCTTCCTGCGAACCGGGAAGCGGCTCGCCGAAGGTCAGCGGATCATCTCGATCGCGTTCCGGGAACCACCCAAGAGCATGTTCCCCGCCGACTCCGGCGTCGGCGCCCACGGCCCGGACCACCTCACCTTCGACCTCTCCGACGTCTCCAAGATGTCGCTCTCCTTCTACGGGAAGCGCCCGGGGCCCGGCATGCGGCTCGACAAGCTCAGCCTGCAGTTCGCCATGCGCGACACGGAGTTCGCAGGCGACGTCCTCGAGGCCTACGAGCGGCTGATCCTCGACGCGATGCGCGGGGACCGAACGCTCTTCACGACCGCGGAAGGCATCGAGCGTCTCTGGGAGGTCGCCGCGCCGCTCCTCGAGACACCGCCTCCCGCCCGTCCCTATTCGGTGGGGTCGTGGGGACCGAACGCGATCCACCAGCTGATCGCGCCGCGCGCCTGGCGCCTCCCCTTCGAGCGGACCTGGCGCGACCCGAACGGAAGCGAGGACTGA